The DNA region TTAAGATAGGAAGTAGTCTGCGGTTAGATGCCCGCATCATAGACGTAGAATCAGGTATTATTCTCACTGCCGAGAAATGCACCGGTAAATTGGACATAGATAGCATAGGTAAGATGGCAGAACAAATCGTTGTAAACCTGGCCAAAAAATTTTATGAAAAAAGGTAATATTTTTTCAATTCGGAAATTCTGCGATCGTGTCTTTGGGCATCCTTACATTTACCCATGAGCTGATCGATCTGGCCGGCGCCATATATTTTTCCAAAGGCCCCCCACCCTACCCTCGTTTTAGCAAGTAAAAGCTGCTATCGCTGAAACCTCGAGGTTTTCATTATCACTCAGGCAAACCGTATCCAACCTGAATTATTCACGCATGAACCATTCGGAAAAGAAAATTAATTTGCAATCTGGCAAAATTCTTGTAATAATTACCAATGTTACCCGACAAACTATATGCTGGTACAACTTTATTGAGATAACAATGAACAAATTTTCCCAATATCCCGTATGCATGGGACAGAGAGATAAATGAATTGAAGATGGTAAATATTTCTTATAATACTCTGGAAAAAATATCCGCCGAAAACGCTGCTGATTTTTTCAGTCTGAAATTGTAAACTGCATGAGAAGTATTGAGTTTTTTGCAATGTTTAAAGAGTGTTATAGATGTGAAAGTCATGTAATCCGACGCTGCACTCGGACACAAAGCACTCCGTTTGCTATCGATCCTTCAGCCCTTTATGCGCTTGGGCTTGTCGCCAGATAAACGAGATAATGAAATTTCGATGAGGATAAATCAGTTTACCAAAAAAAATAGGCGGCTTGATTCAGCGATTCTTATAGCATTTGTCCTGGCTTTCACCGTTGCCACCTTTAACCATGTAATGGATATTATGCGAGGAGGTTTATTCCCTTATTCAAAGTGGTACGGTGCATCTGAAAGTTTAAATTTTTATTGGACCAGCCTGACCCTGTTAGACCCACTTGCTATTGTACTATTAATATATAATGTCAGAGCTGGTTACATTTTGGCTTTTTGCATAATGCTTACAGATGTCCCCATTAATTACAGAGCTAAACCCCCAGCTTAGCTGGGGGTTTAGCTCTGTAATTATTGGTTATTGCCACTTTACAAAAACTACAGTCTAATATTACAAATGACTTTTTTAATCTTTCTTTTAGTTACCGTTCCTAGAATATGGAAGCTGACTAGCAATAAATAAGCAAAAACCATCTAACCTATAGCAATTGACACGGTCTGAAAGGATGTTTCCAATCTACTGTTCGATGTGAATCACATATTCAAAGGGCGGTAAAATATGCATACTGAAGAAATATTAAAAAAAACGCGATCGTTTGATGTACTGTCTAAAGAAGAACTCGTCTATCTGCTTGACCTGCCGCCAGATTCTTCCGAAGCATACATGGTCATGGCTGAAGCAACACGTCTTTCGAAAGAGCTTTCCGGTGGAATGGCCGAAGTGCATGCGCAGTTTGCTATCAATCTCGCTCCGTGTTCTTGTGACTGTCTCTTCTGCTCTTTTGCAAAGATAAACGGTGTCTTTAAAGAAGCAACGGAGCTGTCTATAGCGCAATCTGTTGCCTATGCCCGCCAGTTTGAGATAGATGGTGCGAATGCGGTGTTCATGATGTCAACAGCCAGATATCCATTTGAACGATTCATAGAAATGGCCGAGGAAATTAGAAGGAACCTGAATCCGGAAACGACATTGATTGCCAACGTCGGTGACCAGACGCTCAAGAATTCAGTCAAGCTTAAGGATGCCGGCTTTTCAGGCGTTTATCACGCTGTTCGATTGCGAGAGGGAACGGATACCACACTTTCAGTAAAAAAAAGAAAACAGAGTATCCGTAACTTCATGGAGGCCGGCCTTGAAGTCGGAACATGTGTCGAACCTGTAGGTCCGGAACACACTAACGAGGAGTTGGCTGAGATGATAGAATTTACGGCCTCTTTCAATCCTTCGTATAGCGGTGCTGCCAGACGTATCCCCATACCTAGAACCGCTATAGCAGAACGCGGAGTTATCAACGAATTGCGTATGGCTCAGATCGTTGCTGTTACCCGGTTGGGAATGCCGCGATCTGTAATGGGTAACTGCACCCATGAGCCTTGTACTCTTGGTGCGATCGCCGGAGCAAATCTTTTTTGGGCAGAAGTCGGCGCCAATCCTCGGGATATTGAGCAAAAGACAGAAGAAGGCAGAGGTGAAACCGTTAATAGCTGTCAGTCAATTTTTAGTGAAAGCAATTGGAAATTGTGGAGCGGTCCCTCACGCTACTACAATAGCAACGGATGAATATATTTTGACAATGATGCGTTGAACACTCAGGCCGTCATGGTTCAGTTCTGAATATGCCTAAGGATATTCAAAAATGAAACATAAAGATACTGACAAGAATGTTTCAAATTCTTCGCTAAAACTAACGCGTGTAATCCGTAAAAGCTTAATTATTTACCTTTTATCAGGTGTTATTGTACCGGTTATCTGTTTAATTTTTGGATGGCGATCATTGGAAAATATTGGATCTGGATTTATATATGCTTCCCTGGTCGTGGCGCTTTTCGGTGCTTTGATTCTGGCAGGAAATACGGCACCGGCACAACTTGCTAAACTTTCACCCCCTAAATACATCTCCCCCTCTCTTGGGCACCATCAAAAAACCGAAAGTAATCGTTTTCCCTCCAGAGATGGGGGGCTAAGATTCTTCTTTACCACTCTAATATGCGGGGTATTTTTATTTTTGACAGGACTTTTTTTGAAATTGTTACAGTGGGTGTAATCCGGCAGTTCAAAAGGTGGTGACAGAAACAAAATGGGTGGACAGTGCCGCTTGCATGATATACCATAACTTCACAAGATCAACCAACCCAATACATCAAAGAAAACGCATGAACGTTATCATACGACAGTGTTTAACCAATGAATTAGATACGTTACAGAGAATTGGATACGAAACATTTGATGAAACGTTCAGGTCAATAAATAGCCCTGAAACAATGGACAAGTATCTTCAACAAGCATTTAGCATGAAGAAACTGTCAGAAGAGCTTCGTAGTACATGTTGCAAGTTTTATTTCATGTATTTAGACAATGAATTGGTCGGATATCTCAAAATAAATGATGCGCCAGCTCAGTCGGATATTAATGATAGAGAATCAATGGAAGTTGAGAGAATATATGTAAGGAAAGAACATAAAGGTAAAGGATTGGGCAAGGTTTTAATGGACTACGCATTTCAGCAAGCAAAAGAAAATAAAAAAAGATATGTCTGGTTAGGTGTATGGGAAAAGAATGTCGATGCAATCGCATTCTATAATAAGATGGGATTTAATGAGGCAGGACGACGTTCATTTCGAATGGGAGATGAACAACAGTCTGACCTGATAATGAAGAAAATCATCAATAACAAGTAGAGAACTGAGGTATAAGAACGAATTGTAGTAATAATAAAATTGAAAACTGCAAAAAGATCCATATAACCCGTCAGTTCAGTCTAAGAAAGAGGTGATTCATGGCCATCGAATCTCATATCAGGCCAGAAGATAACTTGGTCGTCCTGACTCACGTTGGAGAAATTGGAGATGACGAATTTCTCGCTTTCTATAATTCGTTCTTTAAAAGCGATACCTTTAAGCCATCGATGAACATTCTGGTTGACCTTCGGAAAGCGGACAGCAGCCCCCGAAGTGCCGGTGTCCTCCGTCGATTCGCTGAATTCTTGCAGGCAGTCCGACCTGACATCACTTCACACACAAAAGTTGCCGTAGTCGCTCCAAAGGATCTCTCTTTCGGCCTCGCCAGAATGTATGAAGTCCTTTCTGATTCTGTGCTCTGGAATTTCGCTGTTTTCCGTGCCATGGACGCTGCTCTGGCATGGCTGGGGCTTAGAGAGGATTCGGTTAATCATGAGACCTGGGATGCTTAACTTTTCGATGCACCAGACCGCTTGGGAGGTGGTCACACCTATTACACTCGGCTAAACGCCACGGCGCTACCTGAGATCACTCGTTGCTGGATGTTTATCCATGAAAAGAGAGGTTTATAAAGATGCGGGTAA from Thermodesulfobacteriota bacterium includes:
- a CDS encoding radical SAM protein; translation: MHTEEILKKTRSFDVLSKEELVYLLDLPPDSSEAYMVMAEATRLSKELSGGMAEVHAQFAINLAPCSCDCLFCSFAKINGVFKEATELSIAQSVAYARQFEIDGANAVFMMSTARYPFERFIEMAEEIRRNLNPETTLIANVGDQTLKNSVKLKDAGFSGVYHAVRLREGTDTTLSVKKRKQSIRNFMEAGLEVGTCVEPVGPEHTNEELAEMIEFTASFNPSYSGAARRIPIPRTAIAERGVINELRMAQIVAVTRLGMPRSVMGNCTHEPCTLGAIAGANLFWAEVGANPRDIEQKTEEGRGETVNSCQSIFSESNWKLWSGPSRYYNSNG
- a CDS encoding GNAT family N-acetyltransferase; the encoded protein is MNVIIRQCLTNELDTLQRIGYETFDETFRSINSPETMDKYLQQAFSMKKLSEELRSTCCKFYFMYLDNELVGYLKINDAPAQSDINDRESMEVERIYVRKEHKGKGLGKVLMDYAFQQAKENKKRYVWLGVWEKNVDAIAFYNKMGFNEAGRRSFRMGDEQQSDLIMKKIINNK